The Thermoclostridium stercorarium subsp. stercorarium DSM 8532 genome contains a region encoding:
- the pdaA gene encoding delta-lactam-biosynthetic de-N-acetylase produces the protein MNRKIALFIITPVILTVLLTTAYVFQANSLRKAGNKTLFQLSFSDLDFDNEITSLSENGLPVSAVYEVAGSDEFNRVRSWGIVRAKNNETPKADPGAPELLKKYNGIYIADTDKPVIYLTFDEGYEAGYTAGILDCLKKHNVNAIFFITGPYLNKHEDLVRRMVEEGHAVGNHTVSHPSLPTLSDEKIKKEVAELDRVFYEKFKKHMIFLRPPRGEYSERSLKVTSEMGYINVFWSFAYKDWDRNSQKGWEHAYNNVMSNLHNGAILLLHAVSSDNAQALEHIITDARKKGYEFGDVFELIKIARGETE, from the coding sequence ATGAACAGGAAAATTGCGCTTTTCATAATAACTCCGGTTATTTTAACGGTTTTACTGACAACAGCTTATGTATTTCAAGCAAATTCACTGAGGAAGGCAGGAAACAAGACTCTTTTTCAGCTAAGTTTCAGTGACCTTGATTTTGACAATGAAATCACCTCTCTGTCAGAAAACGGTTTACCTGTGTCCGCTGTTTATGAAGTTGCGGGCAGTGATGAATTTAACCGCGTCCGAAGCTGGGGGATTGTACGTGCCAAAAACAATGAAACCCCGAAGGCCGATCCGGGAGCCCCCGAGCTTTTGAAAAAATATAACGGCATTTATATAGCCGACACGGATAAACCGGTGATTTACCTTACCTTCGACGAGGGGTATGAGGCGGGGTATACCGCCGGTATCCTTGACTGTTTAAAAAAACACAATGTTAACGCAATTTTTTTCATAACCGGCCCATATCTTAACAAACATGAAGACCTGGTCAGGAGAATGGTGGAAGAAGGACATGCGGTGGGAAACCATACGGTAAGTCATCCCAGCCTTCCCACCCTCAGTGATGAAAAAATAAAGAAAGAAGTGGCGGAGCTTGACAGGGTATTTTATGAAAAATTCAAAAAGCATATGATTTTCCTCAGGCCGCCGCGGGGCGAGTATAGTGAGCGATCCTTAAAAGTTACTTCGGAGATGGGATATATAAATGTGTTCTGGAGTTTTGCCTACAAGGATTGGGACAGGAACAGCCAGAAAGGCTGGGAGCACGCTTATAACAATGTCATGTCCAACCTTCATAACGGTGCTATATTGCTTCTTCATGCCGTCTCCAGTGACAATGCCCAGGCCCTTGAACATATAATTACCGATGCGAGGAAAAAAGGGTATGAGTTCGGAGATGTATTTGAACTCATTAAAATAGCGCGGGGTGAAACCGAATGA
- the yqfC gene encoding sporulation protein YqfC: MKKRKGGKTAKKKKEADTVKEKVARMLEIPEEVVSDRPKVTTVGRKEVFIENYRGIIEFTSKIVKINSNYGIITITGKNMRIREITNEDIIITGDIDNIDYVV; this comes from the coding sequence ATGAAAAAAAGAAAAGGCGGTAAAACGGCAAAAAAAAAGAAAGAAGCCGATACCGTGAAGGAGAAAGTGGCAAGAATGCTGGAGATACCGGAGGAAGTTGTTTCCGACCGGCCAAAGGTAACGACGGTTGGCAGAAAGGAAGTTTTTATCGAGAATTACCGCGGCATTATTGAGTTTACAAGCAAAATTGTAAAAATTAATTCAAATTACGGGATTATTACAATTACAGGCAAAAATATGAGAATCAGGGAGATCACGAACGAGGACATTATCATAACCGGTGATATAGACAATATAGATTATGTGGTTTAA
- the yqfD gene encoding sporulation protein YqfD produces MFLIRLWHYLKGYVIIIVSGLSVEKFINICTRRQILLWDIERLSPTEVIMKMSIRGFKNARSAARKSRCRVRIKAKKGLPYIIWRYKKRKGFVAGLIVFAVLIYLMTSIIWSVEITGNYNLSRETLMQQLNEMGIFRGATKRSINPKHVADKLMLNNRGLAWVGVELKGTKLIISVREGIEPPRVVPMDQPCNVVAERDGIVISVRAKNGLEKVKEGDTVKKGQVLISGVMESKNPEAGTRYVHAMGEVLARTWYEVKVDVPEKKINRIRTGHEWNKYSMYFLDFKIRLPSGNNPFELYEKDIVDKAPVIMNHFKFPLGLIIEKHYELKEEEEFLDKEEARRLAEKTAMDKVSEILPADAEIVDRQMEIFTSDGKEYLLVTVECTENIAMQQEIGGN; encoded by the coding sequence ATGTTCCTTATTCGGTTATGGCATTATTTAAAAGGGTATGTTATTATTATTGTAAGCGGGCTTTCGGTTGAAAAGTTTATAAACATCTGCACCCGAAGGCAGATTTTGTTGTGGGATATTGAAAGACTCAGCCCGACCGAAGTCATTATGAAAATGAGCATACGGGGCTTTAAGAATGCGCGGTCTGCCGCCAGAAAGTCCCGGTGCCGGGTGCGGATTAAAGCCAAAAAAGGTTTACCGTATATTATATGGAGATATAAGAAAAGAAAGGGATTTGTTGCCGGGTTAATTGTTTTTGCTGTATTGATATACCTGATGACTTCGATTATCTGGTCGGTTGAAATTACCGGAAACTACAACCTGAGCAGAGAGACGTTGATGCAGCAGCTGAATGAAATGGGGATATTCAGGGGTGCAACAAAAAGATCGATAAACCCGAAACATGTGGCGGACAAACTGATGCTGAACAACAGGGGACTGGCCTGGGTGGGGGTTGAATTAAAGGGGACGAAACTTATTATATCCGTAAGGGAAGGCATTGAACCCCCGCGTGTTGTGCCTATGGACCAGCCCTGTAATGTGGTGGCGGAAAGAGACGGAATAGTTATTTCGGTCAGGGCTAAAAACGGTTTGGAAAAGGTTAAGGAAGGAGACACGGTAAAAAAAGGGCAGGTTCTTATTTCAGGAGTGATGGAAAGCAAAAATCCGGAAGCGGGCACAAGGTACGTTCATGCAATGGGTGAGGTTTTGGCCCGTACTTGGTACGAAGTGAAAGTGGATGTACCAGAGAAAAAAATTAACAGAATAAGGACGGGTCACGAGTGGAACAAATACAGTATGTATTTTCTTGATTTTAAAATCAGGCTTCCTTCGGGAAATAACCCGTTTGAGTTATATGAAAAGGACATTGTGGATAAGGCTCCCGTTATAATGAACCATTTTAAGTTTCCGTTGGGCCTGATAATAGAAAAACATTACGAACTGAAGGAGGAAGAGGAATTCCTTGATAAGGAGGAGGCAAGGAGACTGGCCGAAAAAACGGCAATGGATAAAGTATCCGAAATTTTGCCTGCGGACGCTGAAATAGTTGACCGGCAGATGGAGATTTTTACTTCCGACGGAAAGGAATATTTGCTGGTCACTGTTGAATGTACGGAAAATATAGCAATGCAACAGGAAATTGGAGGGAATTAA
- a CDS encoding PhoH family protein produces the protein MEAVIEKNIEIPDIETEMNLFGQFDQNIRIIEDTLDVKITNRENEVKISGFESRVDQALEVIQKLLELIKHGETITAQNVKYLLSINGENIDETDGLPLDLVCITARGKPIKSKTYGQKRYIEAIKRNTIVFGIGPAGTGKTFLAVAMAVKAFREKAVSRIILTRPAVEAGERLGFLPGDLQNKVDPYLRPLYDALYQIMGPEAYMTNMEKGIIEVAPLAYMRGRTLDDSFIILDEAQNTTPEQMKMFLTRIGMGSKAVVTGDITQIDLPRGKKSGLVEVQKILQGVEGIEFVYLTGRDVVRHELVQRIIDAYEQYENRVREEQEKEKE, from the coding sequence ATGGAAGCAGTCATAGAAAAAAATATTGAGATACCTGATATTGAGACCGAAATGAACCTGTTCGGGCAATTTGATCAGAATATACGTATTATAGAAGACACACTGGATGTGAAAATTACCAACAGAGAAAACGAGGTCAAAATATCGGGTTTTGAATCCAGAGTTGATCAGGCTCTGGAGGTAATTCAAAAACTTTTGGAACTGATCAAGCACGGCGAGACAATAACAGCCCAGAATGTGAAATATCTGTTGTCAATCAACGGAGAAAATATTGACGAAACTGACGGTCTGCCACTGGATCTTGTCTGTATTACTGCACGGGGCAAACCAATTAAATCTAAAACATATGGACAGAAAAGGTATATTGAGGCAATAAAAAGAAACACCATAGTTTTTGGTATAGGGCCGGCAGGTACCGGGAAAACATTTCTGGCGGTGGCAATGGCGGTAAAAGCCTTTCGTGAAAAAGCTGTAAGCAGGATAATTCTGACCCGCCCGGCTGTTGAGGCGGGTGAAAGGCTTGGCTTTTTGCCGGGAGACTTGCAGAACAAGGTGGACCCGTATCTGAGGCCTTTATATGATGCATTGTATCAGATAATGGGACCTGAGGCATATATGACCAATATGGAGAAAGGCATTATAGAGGTGGCACCGTTGGCATATATGCGTGGCCGTACACTGGATGATTCGTTTATTATTCTTGACGAGGCTCAGAATACCACCCCTGAGCAGATGAAGATGTTTTTAACCAGAATTGGTATGGGTTCGAAGGCCGTTGTAACCGGTGACATCACGCAGATAGATCTTCCCAGGGGCAAAAAATCCGGGCTTGTGGAGGTACAAAAAATACTACAGGGTGTCGAAGGCATTGAATTTGTCTACTTAACGGGGCGGGACGTCGTAAGGCATGAACTGGTTCAGAGAATTATTGATGCGTATGAACAGTATGAAAACCGTGTCCGGGAAGAACAGGAAAAGGAGAAAGAATAG
- a CDS encoding HD family phosphohydrolase: MAEKKKNDKERYQKIGQVLKNNTFQRILIGAVSLVLVFIMISEGAAPRKYKLTLGMASGFDIRAPRDIENTMKTEELALERVKEIPPVIKELELANTQMLGNIYEFFDSLDNLRSKIIPVMESGNEHGLSELLERENVSVENPILAKLPEELQEYLFRRDSQADIRQLKDFLVKQIMPDITTTVITEENLSEVLQNFTAEIEEKVASFEMQQVAKYILSGVLVPNSMVDEAATEKQKNDFIEAYKLENPVMIYKNERFIRKEDIVTADKLDVARRLGLLDEENRPDYLFLVAVFCILLMLWIILALFLRHFARKTFESRNELMFIASVIVLTVFLAFMSKEFIPEYQSYITLGFIAPVLTVVFLNIQIAVMVNLITTLAVSLMFRDNFTFLIMFAISGTIAAFLSANANQRRKISLTGLVTGTVNILVVACIGMMEKKEWISILYEGGISFINGILSVILAIGILPFFEGIFNMITPLKLLELADPNHPLLKRLLLEAPGTYHHSLMVGNLAEAAVRQIGGNALLARVGAYFHDVGKLKRPNFFKENQMSENPHDRITPNLSTLVITSHTKDGEQLAIKYKLPKAIRDIIVQHHGSTLVAYFYHKAKQSEKGTEVKESNFRYEGPKPQSREAAVVLLADSVEAAVRSLPDKTKGKIEGLIRKIIKDKLDDGQLDNCDLTLKDLNEIANAFMTVLSGFFHERTEYPELEKKTTLNELDEISKIMDDKKEKENESGNPKQTEEEIPSD; encoded by the coding sequence ATGGCTGAAAAGAAAAAGAATGATAAGGAAAGATATCAAAAGATAGGACAAGTCTTGAAAAACAACACATTTCAGCGCATACTGATCGGCGCTGTTTCGCTTGTTCTGGTTTTTATCATGATATCCGAGGGTGCGGCTCCAAGAAAGTACAAGCTTACCCTCGGAATGGCTTCGGGGTTTGACATACGTGCTCCAAGGGATATAGAGAATACCATGAAAACAGAAGAGCTCGCCCTGGAGCGGGTGAAGGAAATACCTCCGGTTATTAAGGAACTGGAGCTGGCCAATACACAGATGCTGGGTAATATATACGAATTTTTTGATTCTCTTGATAATCTGAGGTCAAAAATTATTCCGGTAATGGAATCGGGCAATGAACATGGGCTTTCGGAACTTCTGGAACGGGAAAATGTCAGTGTGGAAAATCCGATTCTTGCGAAATTGCCCGAAGAGCTTCAGGAATATCTTTTCAGGCGCGATTCACAGGCCGATATCAGGCAGCTAAAAGATTTTCTGGTTAAACAGATAATGCCCGATATAACCACTACGGTGATAACGGAGGAAAATCTTTCAGAAGTACTTCAGAATTTTACTGCCGAAATTGAGGAAAAAGTCGCTTCGTTTGAAATGCAGCAGGTCGCGAAGTATATTCTTTCAGGCGTGCTTGTACCCAACAGCATGGTGGATGAGGCAGCGACCGAAAAACAGAAAAATGATTTCATTGAAGCCTATAAACTTGAAAATCCTGTAATGATATACAAAAACGAAAGATTTATCAGAAAGGAAGACATTGTAACAGCCGATAAGCTTGATGTGGCAAGAAGGCTTGGTCTTCTTGACGAAGAAAACCGACCGGACTACCTTTTCCTTGTAGCAGTGTTTTGTATCCTATTAATGCTTTGGATTATTCTTGCGCTGTTTTTGAGACATTTTGCGAGAAAGACCTTTGAGAGCCGAAATGAACTGATGTTTATTGCCAGTGTCATTGTACTGACCGTGTTTCTGGCTTTCATGTCAAAGGAGTTTATTCCCGAATATCAGTCTTATATCACGTTGGGCTTTATCGCACCGGTTTTGACTGTGGTTTTCCTTAACATACAGATTGCCGTCATGGTTAATCTGATTACCACGCTGGCGGTATCGCTGATGTTCAGGGATAACTTCACTTTTCTGATTATGTTTGCCATAAGTGGTACGATAGCCGCCTTTCTTTCGGCAAATGCAAATCAGAGGAGAAAAATATCACTGACGGGGCTTGTTACGGGTACGGTTAATATTCTGGTGGTGGCTTGTATAGGAATGATGGAAAAAAAGGAATGGATCTCCATCCTTTATGAGGGCGGAATTTCCTTCATAAACGGAATCCTTTCGGTTATACTTGCAATTGGAATATTACCGTTTTTTGAAGGAATCTTTAATATGATTACTCCGCTGAAACTTCTGGAACTGGCCGATCCGAATCATCCGCTTCTGAAACGTCTGTTATTGGAAGCGCCAGGAACATATCACCACAGTCTGATGGTTGGTAATCTGGCCGAAGCCGCCGTAAGGCAAATAGGCGGTAATGCGTTACTCGCAAGGGTTGGTGCGTATTTCCATGACGTGGGTAAACTGAAAAGGCCGAACTTTTTCAAGGAAAATCAGATGTCGGAAAACCCGCATGACAGAATAACGCCAAATTTAAGCACACTTGTAATAACTTCCCATACAAAAGACGGCGAGCAGCTTGCAATAAAATATAAACTTCCGAAGGCAATACGTGATATAATAGTACAGCATCACGGTTCAACACTGGTGGCCTATTTTTACCACAAGGCCAAGCAGTCTGAAAAGGGGACCGAGGTAAAGGAAAGCAATTTCAGGTATGAAGGCCCGAAACCACAGTCAAGGGAGGCCGCTGTTGTGCTTCTGGCCGATTCGGTGGAAGCTGCGGTCCGGTCCTTGCCCGATAAGACAAAGGGCAAGATCGAGGGCTTGATCAGGAAAATTATTAAGGATAAACTGGATGACGGACAGTTGGATAACTGTGATTTGACGCTGAAGGATTTGAATGAAATTGCGAATGCGTTCATGACGGTACTGAGCGGGTTCTTCCATGAAAGAACAGAATATCCGGAACTTGAGAAGAAAACCACATTGAACGAACTGGACGAAATCAGTAAAATTATGGATGATAAAAAGGAGAAGGAAAATGAAAGTGGTAATCCAAAACAAACTGAAGAAGAGATACCTTCCGATTAA
- the ybeY gene encoding rRNA maturation RNase YbeY encodes MKVVIQNKLKKRYLPIKHIRALVTTAAEAVLAAEKVEFPVLVSVLLVENDEIRRINAEYRKKDSVTDVLSFPMLDMEDGSFITEPTEIDMDDGKLFLGDIVISVPRAIEQAENYGHSVERELAFLTVHGVLHLLGYDHNIPEREEKMKKRQEEILESIGLPR; translated from the coding sequence ATGAAAGTGGTAATCCAAAACAAACTGAAGAAGAGATACCTTCCGATTAAGCATATCAGGGCACTTGTTACGACAGCGGCGGAAGCGGTACTGGCGGCTGAGAAGGTGGAATTTCCCGTTCTTGTTTCGGTCCTTCTTGTTGAAAATGACGAGATTAGAAGAATAAACGCCGAATACAGGAAAAAAGACAGTGTGACCGATGTTCTTTCATTTCCGATGCTTGATATGGAGGACGGCTCATTTATTACCGAACCTACCGAAATAGACATGGATGACGGGAAGCTTTTTCTCGGCGACATTGTAATATCGGTTCCGAGAGCTATTGAACAGGCTGAAAACTACGGACATTCGGTTGAAAGGGAGCTGGCGTTTTTGACTGTTCACGGTGTTTTACATCTGCTGGGCTATGATCATAATATACCTGAAAGGGAAGAAAAAATGAAAAAACGGCAGGAAGAAATTCTGGAGTCAATCGGCCTGCCAAGATGA
- a CDS encoding diacylglycerol kinase family protein: protein MKSRTLRDSFKYAGQGIKEAFVSERNFKIHCFATLLVCIFGFFFRLPLEKWLALIFAIGFVLVCELVNTAGEVLVDMITKEYSAEAKKVKDLLAGAVLISAVTAFVAGILVFIEPVVKFITDIFHF, encoded by the coding sequence ATGAAAAGCAGAACGTTGAGGGATAGTTTCAAGTACGCCGGTCAGGGGATAAAAGAGGCATTTGTCAGTGAAAGAAATTTTAAAATTCACTGTTTCGCAACTTTGCTGGTATGTATTTTCGGATTTTTTTTCAGGCTTCCGCTGGAAAAATGGCTTGCATTAATTTTTGCGATAGGTTTCGTGCTTGTATGCGAGCTTGTGAACACCGCCGGCGAAGTTTTGGTGGACATGATAACAAAGGAATATTCGGCCGAGGCTAAAAAAGTTAAGGACCTTCTGGCAGGTGCCGTTCTGATATCGGCGGTTACCGCGTTTGTGGCAGGTATTTTGGTTTTTATTGAGCCGGTGGTTAAATTCATTACAGACATTTTTCATTTTTAA
- a CDS encoding site-2 protease family protein, with protein sequence MFRGNLSDYLLMVPVLLISLTVHEFAHGYTAYRLGDPTAKNEGRLSLNPFRHLDPIGTIMMIVARIGWAKPVPINPAYFRDRKRGTMLVSFAGPLSNLAMAFIGVFLYKITYVISYSSIIAGDAFATYFMSFLLLFFTVNINLAIFNLLPVPPLDGSKILYGVLPYDKYFRYMQYERYVGMIFLVIVLAFPSALSTVISFFTQPIAKSMIWCVDLIIGLFL encoded by the coding sequence ATGTTTAGGGGAAATTTGTCAGATTACCTGTTGATGGTGCCAGTTTTGCTTATTTCATTAACAGTGCATGAGTTTGCTCATGGTTATACGGCGTATCGTCTGGGGGATCCGACTGCAAAAAACGAAGGGAGGCTTAGTTTAAATCCCTTCAGGCATCTCGATCCCATAGGTACGATAATGATGATTGTTGCAAGGATTGGCTGGGCAAAACCCGTACCGATAAACCCCGCTTATTTTAGGGACAGAAAAAGGGGAACAATGCTGGTTAGTTTCGCCGGGCCGCTTTCCAACCTGGCGATGGCGTTTATAGGGGTTTTTCTGTACAAGATAACTTATGTTATAAGCTACAGCAGCATAATTGCGGGAGATGCCTTTGCGACGTATTTCATGAGCTTTTTGTTATTGTTTTTTACCGTTAATATTAACCTGGCTATATTTAACCTGCTGCCTGTACCGCCTTTGGACGGGTCAAAAATTCTTTACGGTGTTCTGCCTTATGATAAGTACTTCCGGTATATGCAGTATGAAAGGTATGTAGGAATGATTTTTCTTGTCATAGTTCTGGCCTTTCCTTCGGCGTTAAGCACGGTTATTTCTTTTTTCACCCAGCCAATTGCCAAAAGCATGATCTGGTGTGTGGATCTTATTATCGGACTTTTTCTGTGA
- a CDS encoding segregation and condensation protein A: protein MGFEHTASPADVCTIKLKNFEGPLDLLFYLIEKNQINIYDIPIVEITDQYMEYLFAMQQMDLEIASEFLVMAATLLHIKSKLLLPSRKEEEQEEEDPREELVVKLVEYKRIKEFAEILKEREQIWSRVYYKLPEALPESVFEEILDVSPLMLKECYLKCMQNYYERQNDVTHKMERILRREQVSLRLKIKELLARLKRGVKLCFSQLYNLKHMSRIEVATGFLATLEVAKMGRATIYQKEEFGEIYIEPKVQRKG, encoded by the coding sequence ATGGGATTTGAGCATACAGCTTCGCCCGCCGACGTATGCACTATTAAACTGAAGAATTTTGAAGGGCCTCTGGATCTGCTTTTTTACCTTATAGAGAAAAACCAGATTAATATTTATGATATTCCAATAGTGGAAATAACCGACCAGTATATGGAATATCTTTTTGCGATGCAGCAGATGGATCTTGAAATAGCCAGTGAATTTCTTGTAATGGCGGCAACACTTCTGCATATAAAGTCAAAACTCCTGCTGCCGTCCAGGAAGGAGGAAGAGCAGGAGGAAGAAGATCCACGGGAGGAGCTGGTTGTTAAACTTGTGGAATACAAAAGAATAAAAGAGTTTGCAGAGATACTGAAAGAAAGGGAACAAATCTGGAGCAGGGTTTATTATAAACTCCCCGAAGCCCTTCCGGAATCAGTTTTTGAAGAAATACTGGATGTATCGCCGCTGATGCTGAAGGAATGTTATCTGAAATGCATGCAGAATTATTATGAAAGGCAGAACGACGTTACACATAAAATGGAAAGAATTTTAAGGCGGGAACAGGTCTCGCTGAGACTCAAGATAAAGGAATTGCTGGCAAGATTGAAACGGGGTGTTAAACTTTGTTTTTCCCAGTTATATAATTTAAAGCATATGTCCCGTATTGAAGTGGCGACAGGTTTTCTTGCCACTTTGGAAGTTGCGAAAATGGGCAGGGCCACCATTTATCAGAAGGAAGAGTTTGGTGAGATTTATATAGAGCCTAAAGTACAAAGGAAGGGATAA
- the scpB gene encoding SMC-Scp complex subunit ScpB, translated as MDDLREIEAVLEAVLFAAGDSVPLEKLSEIIGQDKKTTAGILSGMELKYKNSNRGIMLRQLGSNYQLCTKPEYEEYIAYLGTGRKKQGLSQAAYEVLAIIAYHQPVTKAYVEQVRGVNSDNVIATLLEKNLICEIGRQEGPGRPKLYGTTEEFLRVFGFSSLNDLPKLSMNEIQVVMNDVPVD; from the coding sequence ATGGATGATTTAAGGGAAATTGAAGCCGTACTGGAAGCTGTATTGTTTGCTGCGGGTGATTCGGTCCCGCTGGAAAAGCTGTCTGAAATTATAGGTCAGGATAAAAAAACCACTGCGGGCATACTGTCCGGCATGGAATTAAAGTATAAAAACTCAAACAGGGGAATCATGCTAAGGCAGCTGGGCTCGAATTATCAGTTGTGCACAAAACCGGAATATGAAGAATACATAGCGTATTTGGGCACCGGAAGGAAAAAACAGGGACTGTCTCAAGCGGCCTATGAAGTACTTGCAATAATTGCCTATCACCAGCCGGTAACGAAAGCTTATGTGGAACAGGTACGCGGGGTGAATTCCGACAATGTGATTGCAACCCTTTTAGAAAAGAATTTAATATGCGAAATAGGAAGGCAGGAAGGGCCGGGAAGGCCGAAACTGTACGGTACCACGGAGGAGTTCCTCCGGGTGTTCGGTTTCAGCTCCCTTAATGACCTTCCCAAGTTAAGCATGAATGAAATTCAGGTTGTAATGAATGACGTGCCCGTGGATTAG
- a CDS encoding DUF2953 domain-containing protein — protein sequence MYLPVVFCIIALIIVALFMSLRISIEFTAGSEGISYTVKGIVFKYIKILEIKSNSEKKRKKTKGGEKKRGRILGIIRTAMRKKNGKAVHIEKFSLTGTFSVDDAAANAILYGGFIILWQFAVLFLSEHFTFEHQNYAFYPDFQNDKTEFIFQIIFRVVIFKALLLLARYWLESKINNKTE from the coding sequence ATGTACCTCCCGGTTGTTTTTTGCATTATTGCGCTTATAATTGTTGCGCTTTTTATGAGTTTAAGAATATCCATAGAATTTACGGCCGGAAGTGAAGGAATAAGCTATACCGTCAAAGGAATTGTGTTTAAATATATAAAAATTCTTGAAATAAAAAGCAATTCAGAAAAAAAAAGAAAAAAGACGAAAGGCGGCGAAAAAAAACGTGGAAGGATTCTGGGGATTATTCGTACGGCAATGAGGAAAAAAAACGGCAAGGCGGTCCATATAGAAAAATTTTCTCTTACGGGTACGTTTTCTGTTGATGATGCGGCTGCGAACGCAATTCTTTATGGGGGTTTCATTATTCTGTGGCAGTTTGCCGTCCTTTTTCTTTCGGAACATTTCACTTTCGAACATCAGAATTATGCTTTTTATCCTGATTTTCAGAATGATAAAACTGAATTCATATTTCAGATAATTTTCCGTGTGGTCATATTTAAAGCATTGCTTCTGTTGGCACGATACTGGCTGGAATCAAAAATTAACAATAAAACTGAATAG
- the ytfJ gene encoding GerW family sporulation protein has translation MGTHPIDELMKTAMESIRDMVDVNTIVGDAVQTADDTVIIPVSRVTFGFAAGGGDYQGQNDSKSDSDNNGFPFAGGSGAGVKIHPVAFLVVGKNNTIKLLPVEHNTTIDRFMDFISSMLDKIVPVIMNKKEEEEKNKNKKEEKKQQEPF, from the coding sequence ATGGGAACGCATCCAATAGATGAATTAATGAAAACCGCCATGGAAAGCATCCGTGATATGGTGGATGTCAATACTATTGTAGGGGATGCCGTACAGACTGCAGACGATACAGTCATCATTCCGGTTTCCCGTGTGACGTTCGGATTTGCAGCAGGCGGCGGAGACTATCAGGGACAGAACGATTCCAAGTCCGATTCCGATAATAACGGCTTCCCTTTTGCAGGAGGCAGCGGCGCAGGAGTAAAAATACACCCTGTTGCTTTTCTTGTGGTGGGTAAAAATAATACGATTAAGCTTTTACCTGTTGAACATAATACAACAATAGATCGTTTTATGGATTTCATATCAAGCATGCTGGATAAAATTGTGCCCGTTATTATGAACAAAAAAGAAGAGGAAGAAAAAAACAAAAACAAGAAAGAAGAAAAAAAGCAGCAGGAACCTTTTTAA
- a CDS encoding alpha/beta-type small acid-soluble spore protein, with protein MARNNSRSRTAFENMKYEIASQLGINLKQGYNGDLTSREAGTIGGNIVKKVFESYTGNQYPQYDVNNKQQ; from the coding sequence ATGGCAAGAAACAATTCAAGAAGCAGAACAGCTTTTGAAAACATGAAATACGAAATTGCAAGCCAGTTAGGTATCAACCTCAAACAGGGTTACAACGGTGACCTGACTTCAAGAGAAGCAGGAACAATAGGTGGTAATATAGTTAAGAAAGTTTTTGAGAGCTACACCGGAAACCAGTATCCTCAGTATGACGTTAACAACAAGCAGCAATAA
- the flgB gene encoding flagellar basal body rod protein FlgB → MVTKLLFADTRIEKALDVAWKRNEIISENIANVDTPGYKRKDVQFENYLNSELKHGSISNFNSKLSNNDGIRVVYDNINYSYRLDGNNVDIEREMAIMAENTIRYYTLINRISSQFNKIRTIIKGG, encoded by the coding sequence TTGGTAACTAAATTGCTTTTTGCAGACACTCGCATAGAGAAAGCATTGGATGTCGCGTGGAAGCGCAATGAGATCATCTCGGAGAATATTGCTAATGTTGACACACCCGGATATAAAAGAAAAGACGTGCAGTTTGAAAATTATCTCAATTCTGAGTTAAAACATGGCAGCATTTCAAATTTTAACTCAAAACTTTCAAACAATGACGGTATCAGGGTGGTTTATGATAACATCAATTACAGTTACCGCCTTGACGGTAATAATGTGGATATTGAAAGAGAAATGGCTATTATGGCTGAGAACACGATAAGGTACTATACCCTTATTAATCGAATCAGCAGTCAGTTCAACAAGATACGCACAATTATAAAAGGAGGATAA